A portion of the Desulfovibrio oxyclinae DSM 11498 genome contains these proteins:
- the lgt gene encoding prolipoprotein diacylglyceryl transferase: protein MFTHPGFDPVAISLGPLAIRWYGLMYLLGFAAGWYLGRRRTRQAWRGWTAVQLDDLVTWAILGVVLGGRLGYVLFYQPQIIWTDPLEIFAVWHGGMSFHGGLLGVVTACWMFARKNGKSLLEVGDFVAPLIPPGLFFGRLGNFINAELWGRVTDGPWGVVFPQAGPQPRHPSQLYEAGLEGLALFIILWVYSVKPRMQGRVGGMFLLGYGTFRFIVEFAREPDAHLGYIAFGWLTMGQILCLPMLLLGAWLVFRPGGESS from the coding sequence GTGTTCACACATCCGGGTTTCGATCCCGTTGCCATATCTCTGGGGCCGCTGGCAATTCGCTGGTACGGACTCATGTACCTGTTGGGCTTTGCCGCGGGCTGGTATCTCGGACGGCGGCGCACGCGGCAGGCGTGGCGGGGCTGGACCGCAGTCCAGCTGGACGATCTGGTGACGTGGGCCATTCTCGGCGTGGTGCTCGGCGGACGACTCGGCTACGTGCTTTTCTACCAGCCCCAGATCATCTGGACCGACCCGCTGGAGATTTTCGCGGTGTGGCACGGCGGCATGTCCTTCCACGGCGGCTTGCTCGGCGTGGTGACGGCCTGCTGGATGTTTGCGCGCAAAAACGGCAAGTCCCTGCTGGAAGTGGGAGACTTCGTGGCGCCGCTCATCCCGCCGGGGCTGTTCTTCGGCAGACTTGGCAACTTCATCAACGCCGAACTCTGGGGCCGCGTCACCGACGGGCCGTGGGGCGTGGTGTTTCCACAGGCCGGGCCACAGCCCCGGCATCCCTCCCAGCTCTACGAAGCCGGACTGGAAGGGCTGGCACTGTTCATCATTCTGTGGGTGTATTCAGTCAAACCTCGTATGCAGGGACGTGTGGGCGGCATGTTCCTTCTGGGCTACGGGACGTTTCGTTTCATCGTGGAATTCGCCAGAGAGCCGGACGCGCATCTGGGATACATAGCCTTCGGGTGGCTGACCATGGGGCAGATTCTCTGCCTGCCCATGCTGCTTCTCGGGGCATGGCTCGTGTTCCGTCCCGGCGGCGAATCGAGCTGA